A section of the Thauera chlorobenzoica genome encodes:
- the lpdA gene encoding dihydrolipoyl dehydrogenase — translation MTDNNSYDLIVMGAGPGGYVAAIRAAQLGMKTAVVEREHLGGICLNWGCIPTKALLRSAEIGRLARHAAEYGVLVPEPKFDLERIVQRSRAIAAQLNGGIRHLLNKNKVSVIEGEARLAAPGRVAVTRAGAEAGTFSAPHLILATGARARQLPGLEDDGRLVWTYRKAMTPDVLPQSLLIVGSGAIGIEFASFYHALGSQVTVVEVMDRILPVEDEDISALARKAFEDQGMRILTGAKASIVRKAGERVTARIEAGGAAEELTVDRVIVAVGITPNIENLGLEHTRVRLERGHIVTDPWCRTDEPGLYAIGDVTRPPWLAHKASHEAMICVEAIAGLADVHPLELRNIPGCTYSHPQIASVGLTEREAREQGHEVRVGRFPFAGNGKAIALGEPEGLVKTVFDARSGELLGAHMIGAEVTELIQGYTLARTLEATEAELIATVFPHPTLSETMHEAVLAAYGRAIHV, via the coding sequence ATGACCGACAACAACAGCTACGACCTCATCGTGATGGGGGCGGGACCGGGGGGCTATGTGGCGGCGATCCGCGCCGCCCAGCTCGGGATGAAGACCGCGGTGGTCGAGCGCGAGCACCTAGGCGGGATCTGCCTGAACTGGGGGTGCATCCCGACCAAGGCGCTGCTGCGCTCGGCCGAGATCGGGCGCCTGGCGCGGCACGCCGCCGAGTACGGCGTGTTGGTGCCGGAACCGAAGTTCGATCTCGAGCGCATCGTGCAGCGTTCGCGTGCGATCGCCGCCCAGCTCAATGGCGGCATCCGTCACCTGCTGAACAAGAACAAGGTCAGCGTCATCGAGGGCGAGGCCCGGCTGGCCGCCCCGGGGCGGGTGGCGGTGACTCGGGCCGGGGCGGAGGCGGGCACGTTCTCGGCGCCTCATCTCATCCTCGCCACCGGCGCGCGCGCGCGCCAGTTGCCGGGGTTGGAGGACGACGGCCGGCTGGTGTGGACCTACCGCAAGGCGATGACGCCCGACGTGCTGCCGCAGTCGCTGCTGATCGTCGGCTCGGGGGCGATCGGCATCGAGTTCGCCAGCTTCTACCACGCCCTCGGCAGCCAGGTGACCGTGGTCGAAGTCATGGACCGCATCCTCCCGGTGGAAGACGAGGACATCTCGGCGCTCGCGCGCAAGGCCTTCGAGGACCAGGGCATGCGCATCCTCACCGGGGCGAAGGCGAGCATCGTGCGCAAGGCGGGCGAGCGCGTCACCGCCCGCATCGAGGCGGGCGGAGCGGCCGAGGAGCTCACCGTGGACCGCGTCATCGTCGCCGTCGGCATCACCCCGAACATCGAAAACCTCGGCCTCGAGCACACCCGGGTGAGGCTCGAACGCGGCCACATCGTCACCGACCCGTGGTGCCGGACCGACGAGCCCGGCCTCTACGCGATCGGCGACGTCACCCGGCCGCCGTGGCTCGCGCACAAGGCCAGCCACGAGGCGATGATCTGCGTCGAAGCGATCGCCGGCCTGGCCGACGTCCATCCGCTCGAGCTGCGCAACATCCCCGGCTGCACCTATTCCCACCCCCAGATCGCCTCCGTCGGCCTGACCGAGCGCGAGGCCCGCGAGCAGGGCCACGAAGTCCGGGTCGGGCGCTTTCCCTTCGCCGGCAACGGCAAGGCGATCGCCCTCGGCGAGCCCGAAGGGCTGGTGAAGACGGTGTTCGACGCCCGCTCAGGCGAGCTGCTCGGTGCGCACATGATTGGTGCCGAGGTCACCGAGCTGATCCAGGGCTACACCCTGGCGAGGACCCTGGAAGCGACCGAAGCCGAGCTGATCGCCACCGTCTTCCCCCACCCGACCCTGTCGGAAACGATGCACGAGGCGGTGCTCGCCGCCTACGGGCGGGCGATTCACGTCTGA
- a CDS encoding molybdopterin-containing oxidoreductase family protein, which translates to MNHAVLEGARAAQAGAGTRVLKSVCRSCHGGCGTLLHVRDGELIKVEGDPDSPLNRGRLCPIGTVTRDLVYHPDRLKYPMRRRGKRGSGEWDRISWDEALDEISERLLAIRAQYGAESIALGTGTGRHHIRWVSRFGNALGTPNWCEPGFAQCFHPRVNTCILTMGDYPVCDFTGDTPAQCILYWGHNPVNSGPDGETRFNVRDSLAAARHVIVVDPRETELAKRADLWLQLRPGTDDALGLAMLNVIIGEKLYDEPFVREWTHGFDELARHVAQYTPEWAEPITWVAADKIRAAARLFARTKPALLEWGCAIEHTPKCIQTIRALSMLPVLTNNIEVPGGWVFGMHGIGRFPSLIEMLSPEANARRLGADRFKMLAGEGADLPAAHIPTLLQAMREGKPYPVKAFLVFGNNTLTTYANSALVYESLMKLDFMVNADLFMTPTAELADIVLPAASWPELDQIAGLPTIAANVVLGQQRAVRVHECKADEEIFVELARRMKLDGCTEPVREVLDSQLKGLGLTFQELTERGFVNIPIQYKKYEEKGFRTPTGKIELYSTRMEQMGYAPLPYYEEPPESPLSAPEVASEYPLVLTTGGRIPFFFNSEHRQIERVRKARREPRAEIHPDTAAALGIADGDWMWVETRRGRMKQRAKLTTGIDPRVINAEHAWWFPEEDGPEYGVWKSNVNLLTDNQPPYDPAMGTYQLRALLCRVGKAD; encoded by the coding sequence ATGAATCATGCTGTTTTGGAGGGCGCCCGTGCGGCGCAGGCCGGTGCCGGCACCCGGGTCCTGAAAAGCGTCTGCCGTTCCTGTCATGGCGGCTGCGGGACGCTGCTCCACGTCAGGGACGGCGAGCTGATCAAGGTCGAGGGCGACCCCGACTCCCCGCTCAACCGCGGCCGGCTGTGCCCGATCGGCACCGTGACCCGCGACCTCGTCTACCACCCCGACCGCCTCAAGTACCCGATGCGCCGCCGTGGCAAGCGCGGCTCGGGGGAGTGGGACCGGATCAGTTGGGACGAAGCCCTGGACGAAATCTCGGAGCGCCTGCTCGCCATCCGCGCGCAGTACGGCGCCGAGTCGATCGCGCTCGGCACCGGCACCGGGCGTCACCACATCCGCTGGGTGTCGCGCTTCGGCAACGCGCTGGGCACGCCGAACTGGTGCGAGCCCGGCTTCGCCCAGTGCTTCCACCCCCGCGTCAACACCTGCATCCTGACCATGGGTGACTACCCGGTGTGCGACTTCACCGGCGACACTCCGGCGCAGTGCATCCTGTACTGGGGGCACAACCCGGTGAACTCCGGTCCCGATGGTGAAACCCGCTTCAACGTGCGCGACTCGCTGGCGGCGGCCAGGCACGTCATCGTCGTCGATCCGCGCGAGACCGAACTGGCGAAGCGCGCCGACCTGTGGCTGCAGCTGCGTCCCGGCACCGACGACGCCCTCGGCCTGGCGATGCTCAACGTCATCATCGGCGAGAAGCTCTACGACGAGCCGTTCGTGCGTGAATGGACCCACGGCTTCGACGAACTCGCCCGCCACGTCGCCCAATACACGCCGGAGTGGGCCGAACCGATCACCTGGGTGGCGGCCGACAAGATCCGTGCCGCGGCGCGCCTCTTTGCGCGCACCAAGCCGGCGCTGCTGGAATGGGGGTGCGCGATCGAGCACACCCCGAAGTGCATCCAGACCATCCGCGCGCTGTCGATGCTCCCGGTGCTGACCAACAACATCGAGGTGCCTGGCGGCTGGGTGTTCGGCATGCACGGCATCGGCCGCTTCCCCAGCCTGATCGAGATGCTCAGCCCCGAGGCCAACGCCAGACGCCTGGGCGCGGACCGCTTCAAGATGCTTGCGGGCGAAGGCGCCGACTTGCCGGCGGCGCACATCCCGACCCTGCTCCAGGCCATGCGCGAAGGTAAGCCGTATCCGGTCAAGGCCTTCCTCGTGTTCGGCAACAACACCCTGACCACCTATGCCAACAGCGCGCTGGTGTACGAGTCGCTGATGAAGCTCGACTTCATGGTCAATGCCGACCTGTTCATGACGCCGACCGCCGAGCTGGCCGACATCGTGCTGCCGGCGGCGTCGTGGCCCGAGCTCGACCAGATCGCCGGCCTGCCGACCATCGCCGCCAACGTCGTCCTCGGCCAGCAGCGCGCGGTGCGCGTGCATGAGTGCAAGGCCGACGAGGAGATCTTCGTCGAGCTGGCCCGGCGGATGAAGCTTGACGGCTGCACTGAGCCGGTGCGCGAGGTGCTCGATTCCCAGCTCAAGGGTCTCGGCCTCACGTTCCAGGAACTCACCGAGCGCGGCTTCGTGAATATCCCGATCCAGTACAAGAAGTACGAGGAAAAGGGCTTTCGCACGCCCACCGGCAAGATCGAGCTGTATTCCACCCGGATGGAGCAGATGGGCTATGCGCCGCTGCCCTACTACGAGGAGCCGCCGGAGAGCCCGCTCAGTGCGCCCGAGGTCGCCAGCGAGTATCCGCTGGTGCTGACCACCGGCGGGCGGATTCCGTTCTTCTTTAACTCCGAGCACCGCCAGATCGAACGGGTGCGCAAGGCGCGCCGCGAGCCGCGTGCCGAGATCCACCCCGACACCGCCGCCGCGCTGGGAATCGCGGACGGCGACTGGATGTGGGTCGAGACCCGGCGCGGGCGCATGAAGCAGCGCGCGAAGCTGACCACCGGCATTGATCCGCGGGTGATCAACGCCGAGCATGCGTGGTGGTTCCCCGAAGAGGATGGCCCGGAGTACGGGGTGTGGAAGTCGAACGTCAATCTGCTGACCGACAACCAGCCGCCCTACGACCCGGCGATGGGGACCTACCAGCTGCGTGCGCTGCTGTGCCGGGTCGGCAAGGCCGACTGA
- a CDS encoding CobW family GTP-binding protein codes for MSRIPVSIVSGFLGSGKTTLLNRLLRQPGMSDTAVIVNEFGEIGLDHELVEAGDGSVVLLPNGCVCCAVRGSFVQALDDLHQRRARGAVTRFARVVVETSGLADPGPLIQALLAEPSLRARYLFDTVTATVDAVHGAATLDTHLEAVRQLAVADHIVLTKQDMLPEDTAEATVAELTRMLRQVNPGATLGTASAAIDALVCAAPFDPEQGVELGRWLRDTAYRGRQECRHGRYRGRVRSFCVVREEAIDEGALELFLSGLCKHLGARLLRLKGIVRVAQRPDRPVVVQGVQTLLHEPVRLARWPGPERRTRLVFITLDIEQDEIEDMLGLMERMQARALLARMRAGGLPAAAA; via the coding sequence ATGAGCCGGATTCCTGTTTCCATCGTCAGCGGTTTTCTCGGCAGCGGCAAGACCACGCTGCTCAACCGGCTGCTGCGCCAGCCCGGGATGTCCGACACGGCGGTGATCGTCAACGAGTTCGGCGAGATCGGGCTCGATCATGAGCTGGTCGAGGCCGGCGACGGTTCGGTGGTGCTCCTGCCCAACGGCTGCGTGTGCTGCGCGGTGCGGGGCAGCTTCGTCCAGGCCCTGGATGATCTGCACCAGCGTCGTGCGCGGGGGGCGGTCACGCGCTTTGCGCGCGTCGTGGTCGAGACCTCCGGCCTCGCCGACCCCGGCCCCCTGATCCAGGCCCTGCTCGCCGAGCCTTCGCTGCGTGCGCGCTACCTGTTCGATACGGTGACGGCGACCGTCGATGCGGTCCATGGCGCGGCCACCCTCGACACCCACCTGGAGGCGGTCAGGCAGCTCGCCGTCGCCGACCACATCGTGCTGACCAAGCAGGACATGCTGCCCGAAGACACCGCCGAAGCCACCGTGGCCGAGCTGACCCGGATGCTGCGCCAGGTCAATCCGGGGGCGACGCTCGGCACCGCGTCGGCGGCGATCGACGCGCTCGTCTGTGCCGCGCCCTTCGACCCGGAACAGGGCGTTGAGCTCGGGCGCTGGCTGCGCGATACCGCCTACCGCGGCCGGCAGGAATGCCGTCATGGGCGGTACCGCGGGCGGGTGCGCTCGTTCTGTGTCGTGCGCGAGGAGGCGATTGACGAAGGCGCACTCGAACTCTTCCTGTCCGGGCTGTGCAAGCACCTGGGAGCGCGTCTGCTGCGCCTCAAGGGCATCGTCCGGGTCGCCCAGCGGCCGGATCGTCCCGTCGTCGTGCAGGGGGTGCAGACTTTGCTGCACGAGCCGGTCCGGCTGGCGCGCTGGCCGGGGCCGGAGCGGCGCACCCGGCTGGTGTTCATCACCCTCGACATCGAGCAGGACGAGATTGAGGACATGCTCGGTCTGATGGAACGCATGCAGGCCCGCGCCCTCCTTGCCCGGATGCGCGCGGGCGGCCTGCCGGCTGCCGCTGCGTGA
- a CDS encoding NAD-dependent succinate-semialdehyde dehydrogenase, translating to MNDLAFSGLELTDPGLLRQRCHVDGAWVAADGGATLAVFDPATGACLGSVPDLGAAETRRAIEAAGAAFPRWQAKLAKERSAILRRWFELILAHQEDLARIMTAEQGKPLAEARGEIAYAASFIEWFAEEAKRTYGDTIPTYQADKRLVTIRQPVGVCAAVTPWNFPAAMITRKAGPALAAGCTMIVKPASATPYSALALAELAARVGVPKGVFNVLTGSATRIVGELTASPVVRKLTFTGSTEIGKVLMRQCADTVKKVSLELGGNAPFIVFEDADLDAAVDGAMLSKYRNSGQTCVCTNRLLVQRKVYDDFAARLKERVETLKVGNGFEAGVTQGPLIDAGAVRKVEEHIADAVAKGAKVLTGGRRLSAEGLFFPPTVLTGVTPEMKVASEETFGPLAPLFVFDDEAEAIRLANDTEYGLAAYFYTRDLGRAWRVAEALEYGMVGINTGHISTEVAPFGGIKASGIGREGSRYGIDEYTEIKYLAMGGIGACNAVPA from the coding sequence ATGAACGACCTGGCTTTCTCCGGCCTTGAACTGACCGACCCGGGCCTGCTGCGCCAACGCTGCCATGTCGATGGCGCGTGGGTGGCGGCCGACGGCGGGGCGACGCTGGCGGTGTTCGATCCCGCAACCGGGGCCTGCCTGGGCAGCGTTCCCGATCTGGGGGCGGCCGAGACCCGGCGTGCGATCGAGGCCGCCGGTGCCGCCTTTCCGCGGTGGCAGGCGAAGCTGGCGAAGGAGCGCAGCGCGATCCTGCGGCGCTGGTTCGAGCTGATCCTCGCCCACCAGGAAGACCTGGCGCGGATCATGACCGCCGAGCAGGGCAAGCCGCTGGCCGAGGCGCGCGGCGAGATCGCCTACGCAGCATCGTTCATCGAATGGTTCGCCGAGGAGGCCAAGCGCACCTACGGCGACACCATCCCGACCTACCAGGCCGACAAGCGCCTCGTCACCATCAGGCAGCCGGTCGGGGTGTGCGCCGCGGTCACGCCGTGGAACTTCCCCGCGGCGATGATCACGCGCAAGGCCGGCCCCGCGCTCGCCGCCGGATGCACGATGATCGTCAAGCCGGCGAGCGCGACCCCCTATTCGGCGCTCGCGCTCGCCGAGCTGGCCGCGCGCGTGGGGGTGCCGAAAGGGGTGTTCAACGTCCTCACCGGCTCGGCGACCCGGATCGTCGGCGAGCTGACGGCGAGCCCGGTGGTGCGCAAGCTCACCTTCACCGGCTCGACCGAGATCGGCAAGGTGCTGATGCGCCAGTGCGCGGACACGGTCAAGAAGGTGTCGCTGGAGCTGGGCGGCAACGCCCCCTTCATCGTCTTCGAGGATGCCGACCTCGATGCGGCGGTCGATGGGGCGATGCTGTCGAAGTACCGCAACAGCGGACAGACCTGCGTGTGCACCAACCGCCTGCTCGTCCAGCGCAAGGTCTATGACGACTTCGCCGCCCGCCTCAAGGAACGGGTGGAGACGCTGAAGGTCGGCAACGGTTTCGAGGCCGGTGTCACCCAGGGACCGCTGATCGACGCCGGTGCCGTGCGCAAGGTCGAGGAACACATCGCGGACGCCGTCGCCAAGGGCGCGAAGGTGCTCACCGGCGGGCGCCGCCTCTCCGCAGAAGGGCTGTTCTTTCCGCCCACCGTACTCACCGGGGTGACGCCCGAGATGAAGGTGGCGAGCGAGGAAACCTTCGGCCCGCTGGCGCCGCTGTTCGTCTTCGACGACGAGGCCGAGGCGATCCGCCTCGCCAACGACACCGAGTACGGGCTCGCCGCCTATTTCTACACCCGCGATCTGGGGCGCGCCTGGCGCGTGGCTGAAGCGCTCGAGTACGGCATGGTCGGCATCAACACCGGCCACATCTCCACCGAGGTGGCGCCGTTCGGCGGCATCAAAGCGTCGGGGATCGGGCGCGAGGGCTCGCGCTACGGCATCGACGAATACACCGAGATCAAGTATCTGGCGATGGGCGGGATCGGCGCTTGCAACGCGGTTCCGGCGTGA
- a CDS encoding alpha-ketoacid dehydrogenase subunit alpha/beta — translation MPLINDLRYDAPWQEVIATADDWDHLGPATVLRMLHHLHLVRVFEETVLELDGEGLVHGPAHSSIGQDGGAVGAVSLLRSSDLITGSHRGHHQFLAKGLAHLDQGEADPRRTPLSEGVRTMLYRALAEILGLADGYCRGRGGSMHLRWAEAGALGTNAIVGGGVPLATGAAWACKRRGAGDVAFTFLGDGAVNIGAVPESMNLAALWSLPVCFFIENNGYAVSTRLSEETRETRLSSRGGAYGIAALRVDGMDPVAVRVATQRAVDAMRAGQGPYIIEAEVYRYFHHGGGLPGSAFGYRSKEEEAAWRARDPLACLARGMIERDWLSADEDAALRAGARACMAEIVARLTEKDGAKRRIVPALWPQATFRDEGVRGDLAELAGVRCEELETASGKVGEVKFISAVAGVMARRMECDERIFCLGEDIHKLNGGTNGATRGLAARFPDRIVPTPIAEQGFVGLAGGVAMEGHYRPVVELMYADFALVAADPLFNQIGKARHMFGGDMAVPLVLRSKCAIGTGYGSQHSMDPAGLYAMWPGWRIVAPSTPFDYVGLMNSALQCDDPVLVIEHVGLYNTTAPGPLEDFDYHIPLGKAKVVRPGKAFTVLTYLAMTPLAVKVADELGVDAEVIDLRSLDRAGIDWETIGDSVRKTNNVVVLEQGSQTASYGALLADEVQRRLFDHLDQPVKRIHGGEAAPNVSKVLERAAFVGAEEVRAGFIEVMADADHPLPPGGQRPD, via the coding sequence ATGCCACTCATCAACGATCTTCGCTACGACGCTCCCTGGCAGGAGGTCATCGCCACCGCCGACGACTGGGACCACCTGGGGCCGGCCACCGTGCTGCGGATGCTGCACCACCTGCACCTGGTGCGCGTCTTCGAGGAAACCGTGCTCGAACTCGACGGCGAAGGGCTGGTCCATGGCCCCGCCCACTCCAGCATCGGCCAGGACGGCGGCGCGGTGGGCGCGGTGTCGCTGCTGCGCTCGTCCGACCTGATCACCGGCTCGCACCGCGGCCACCACCAGTTCCTCGCCAAGGGCCTCGCCCATCTCGATCAAGGCGAGGCCGACCCGCGGCGTACGCCGCTGTCCGAGGGGGTCAGGACCATGCTCTACCGTGCGCTCGCCGAGATCCTCGGCCTTGCCGACGGTTACTGCCGGGGGCGGGGCGGTTCGATGCACCTGCGCTGGGCCGAGGCCGGCGCGCTCGGCACCAACGCCATCGTCGGCGGCGGCGTGCCGCTGGCCACCGGTGCGGCGTGGGCGTGCAAGCGGCGTGGCGCGGGGGACGTGGCGTTCACCTTCCTCGGCGACGGGGCGGTCAATATCGGCGCGGTGCCCGAGTCGATGAACCTGGCCGCGCTGTGGTCGCTGCCGGTGTGCTTCTTCATCGAGAACAACGGCTACGCGGTGTCGACCCGGCTGAGCGAAGAAACGCGCGAGACGCGGCTGTCCTCGCGCGGCGGCGCCTACGGCATTGCGGCGCTGCGCGTGGACGGGATGGATCCGGTGGCGGTGCGCGTGGCCACGCAGCGGGCGGTGGATGCGATGCGCGCCGGGCAGGGGCCGTACATCATCGAGGCCGAGGTGTATCGCTACTTCCACCACGGTGGCGGCCTGCCGGGCAGCGCCTTCGGCTACCGGAGCAAGGAGGAGGAGGCCGCCTGGCGCGCGCGCGACCCCTTGGCCTGCCTGGCCAGAGGCATGATCGAGCGCGACTGGCTGAGCGCCGACGAGGATGCGGCGCTGCGCGCAGGGGCGCGCGCCTGCATGGCTGAAATCGTCGCCCGGCTCACCGAAAAGGACGGCGCCAAGCGCCGCATCGTCCCTGCGCTGTGGCCCCAGGCCACGTTCCGCGACGAGGGCGTGCGCGGTGATCTGGCCGAACTCGCCGGCGTCCGCTGCGAGGAACTGGAAACTGCGAGCGGCAAGGTGGGCGAGGTCAAGTTCATCAGCGCGGTGGCCGGGGTGATGGCGCGGCGGATGGAATGCGACGAGCGCATCTTCTGTCTCGGCGAGGACATCCACAAGCTCAACGGCGGCACCAACGGCGCGACCCGCGGGCTGGCAGCGCGCTTTCCGGACCGCATCGTGCCGACCCCGATCGCCGAGCAGGGCTTCGTCGGGCTGGCCGGCGGGGTGGCGATGGAAGGCCATTACCGCCCGGTGGTCGAGCTGATGTATGCCGATTTCGCCCTCGTCGCCGCCGACCCGCTGTTCAACCAGATCGGCAAGGCGCGCCATATGTTCGGCGGCGACATGGCGGTGCCGCTGGTGCTGCGCAGCAAGTGTGCGATCGGCACCGGCTACGGCTCCCAGCATTCGATGGACCCCGCCGGCCTGTATGCGATGTGGCCCGGGTGGCGGATCGTCGCGCCGTCGACGCCGTTCGACTATGTCGGCCTGATGAACAGTGCCCTCCAGTGCGACGACCCGGTGCTGGTGATCGAGCACGTCGGCCTGTACAACACCACCGCCCCCGGCCCGCTGGAGGATTTCGACTACCACATTCCGCTCGGCAAGGCGAAGGTGGTCCGCCCCGGCAAAGCATTTACCGTGCTGACCTACCTGGCGATGACGCCGCTCGCGGTGAAGGTCGCCGACGAACTCGGCGTCGACGCCGAAGTGATCGACCTGCGCTCGCTCGATCGCGCCGGCATCGACTGGGAGACGATCGGCGACAGCGTGCGCAAGACCAACAACGTGGTCGTCCTCGAACAGGGCTCGCAGACCGCGTCCTACGGCGCGCTGCTCGCCGACGAGGTGCAGCGCCGGCTGTTCGACCACCTCGACCAGCCGGTCAAGCGCATCCACGGCGGCGAGGCGGCGCCGAACGTTTCCAAGGTGCTCGAGCGCGCGGCCTTCGTTGGTGCCGAGGAGGTGCGTGCCGGCTTCATCGAGGTGATGGCCGACGCTGACCATCCGCTGCCGCCCGGCGGGCAGCGCCCGGACTGA
- a CDS encoding alpha/beta fold hydrolase, producing the protein MSTLILLPGLLCDNAVWSAQCAALGTAVHCIVPAYGDCESLAGMARAVLAQAPDGPLALAGHSMGGRAALEVARQAPQRIARIALLDSGLEALAAGEPGAHERSQRLRLLQLARDAGMRAMGQEWARAMVHPARLDTPLFEAILDMIARSTPERFRAQITALLGRPDARPLFASLACPVMLICGRQDAWSPLARHAAMQALRPQARLVPIEDSGHMAPMEQPAAVTAALHAWLRQAD; encoded by the coding sequence ATGTCCACGCTGATTTTGTTGCCCGGCCTGTTGTGCGACAACGCGGTCTGGTCCGCACAGTGCGCCGCGCTCGGCACCGCCGTGCACTGCATCGTGCCCGCCTACGGCGACTGCGAATCCCTTGCCGGCATGGCGCGGGCGGTGCTGGCCCAGGCCCCCGACGGCCCGCTCGCCCTCGCCGGCCATTCGATGGGCGGCCGTGCCGCACTCGAAGTGGCGCGCCAGGCGCCGCAGCGCATCGCCCGCATCGCCCTCCTCGACAGCGGGCTCGAAGCGCTTGCCGCGGGCGAGCCCGGCGCGCACGAACGCAGCCAGCGCCTGCGCCTGCTGCAGCTCGCCCGCGACGCCGGGATGCGCGCGATGGGGCAGGAGTGGGCGCGCGCCATGGTCCATCCGGCGCGGCTCGACACCCCGCTCTTCGAGGCCATCCTCGATATGATCGCGCGCAGCACGCCGGAGCGCTTCCGGGCCCAGATCACCGCCCTGCTCGGACGCCCCGACGCCCGCCCGCTGTTCGCGTCGCTGGCCTGCCCGGTGATGCTGATCTGCGGCCGCCAGGACGCCTGGAGCCCCTTGGCCCGCCACGCGGCGATGCAGGCCCTGCGGCCGCAGGCGCGGCTGGTGCCGATCGAAGACAGCGGCCACATGGCGCCGATGGAGCAGCCCGCCGCCGTCACCGCCGCCCTGCACGCCTGGCTGCGGCAAGCGGACTGA
- a CDS encoding Fic family protein: MDSVEKLYIWQADDWPAWRYDLSALTGPLIEVSRAQGVLLGRLADVGMALRDQASLAALTEDVVKTSEIEGEVLHVGSVRSSIARRLGVDIGALAPVDRHVEGVVEMVLDATFHADSPLTAERLFGWHAALFPTGYSGMNKLTVGQWRDDASGPMQVVSGPVGRRKIHFQAPPADALPTETTRFLAWANEETGEPMLIKAGLAHLWFVTLHPFDDGNGRIARAVGDLLLARADGSPQRFYSLSAQIQRERKDYYDVLERTQKGTLDVTGWLSWFLGTLGRAVTSAQATLDAVLVKARFWQRWALIGQGRPLNERQVKLLNRLLDGFEGKLTSSKWAAIAKCSPDTALRDITQLLELGVLKKSPGGGRSTGYELAGQ, translated from the coding sequence ATGGATAGCGTAGAAAAACTCTACATCTGGCAGGCCGATGACTGGCCGGCTTGGCGCTACGACCTGTCGGCACTGACCGGACCGTTGATCGAGGTCAGCCGCGCCCAGGGTGTGCTGCTGGGCCGCCTGGCCGACGTGGGCATGGCGCTACGCGATCAGGCCAGCCTTGCCGCGCTCACCGAGGACGTGGTCAAGACCAGCGAAATCGAGGGCGAAGTCCTCCATGTCGGATCGGTGCGCTCGTCCATCGCCCGGCGTCTGGGCGTGGACATCGGCGCGCTCGCGCCGGTGGACCGGCACGTCGAAGGCGTGGTCGAGATGGTGCTCGACGCCACATTCCACGCCGACTCCCCACTGACCGCCGAGCGCCTGTTCGGTTGGCACGCGGCGCTGTTCCCGACGGGATACTCGGGGATGAACAAGCTCACCGTGGGCCAGTGGCGCGACGATGCCAGCGGGCCGATGCAGGTCGTGTCCGGCCCGGTGGGGCGGCGCAAGATTCACTTCCAAGCACCGCCCGCCGACGCGCTACCCACCGAAACAACGCGGTTCTTGGCATGGGCGAACGAGGAAACCGGCGAGCCCATGCTCATCAAGGCGGGGCTGGCGCACCTCTGGTTCGTCACGCTGCACCCGTTCGATGATGGCAATGGACGCATCGCCCGCGCCGTGGGCGATCTGCTCCTGGCCCGCGCCGATGGCAGCCCGCAACGCTTCTACAGCCTGTCGGCGCAAATCCAGCGCGAGCGCAAGGACTACTACGACGTGCTCGAACGCACACAGAAGGGCACGCTGGACGTCACCGGCTGGCTGTCATGGTTCCTCGGCACGCTCGGACGCGCCGTCACCAGCGCGCAGGCCACGCTGGATGCCGTGCTGGTCAAGGCGCGGTTCTGGCAGCGCTGGGCGCTCATTGGACAAGGAAGGCCGCTGAACGAGCGGCAGGTAAAGCTGCTCAACCGCCTGCTCGACGGCTTCGAGGGCAAGCTCACCAGCAGCAAGTGGGCGGCTATCGCCAAGTGCTCGCCGGACACCGCGCTGCGCGACATCACGCAGTTGCTGGAACTGGGCGTGCTGAAGAAGTCGCCCGGCGGCGGGCGCAGCACGGGCTACGAACTTGCGGGTCAGTAA
- a CDS encoding VOC family protein gives MSSNPQTAGLPGLRGTDHIGFTVPDLDEAVDFFVGVIGCEPFYELGPFAADDDWMATHLDVHPRAVMKRLKFLRCRHGSNFELFEYDAPGQNRRQPRNSDVGGHHLAFYVDDIDAALAHLRAHGVRILGEPTVRTSGPNAGQTWVYFLAPWGMQLELVSFPDGKGYERDTARRLWHPARPAQ, from the coding sequence ATGTCTTCGAATCCGCAAACCGCAGGACTGCCCGGGCTGCGCGGCACCGACCACATCGGCTTCACCGTGCCGGATCTGGACGAGGCGGTGGATTTCTTCGTCGGGGTGATCGGCTGCGAGCCGTTCTACGAGCTGGGGCCGTTCGCTGCCGACGACGACTGGATGGCCACCCACCTCGACGTGCACCCGCGCGCGGTGATGAAGCGGCTGAAGTTCCTGCGCTGCCGGCACGGGTCCAATTTCGAGCTGTTCGAATACGACGCCCCCGGGCAGAACCGCCGGCAACCGAGGAACAGCGACGTCGGCGGCCATCATCTCGCCTTTTACGTGGACGACATCGATGCCGCGCTCGCCCACCTGCGCGCCCATGGCGTGCGCATCCTCGGCGAACCGACGGTGCGCACGAGCGGGCCGAATGCCGGCCAGACCTGGGTCTATTTCCTCGCGCCGTGGGGGATGCAGCTCGAACTGGTGAGCTTCCCGGACGGCAAGGGCTATGAACGCGACACCGCGCGGCGGCTGTGGCATCCCGCGCGGCCGGCGCAGTGA